Part of the Anaerolineales bacterium genome is shown below.
GGATCACTTTGCCGCGTGCCGGCTTGAGCAAGCGGGCCATCGCCCGCAGCAGCGTACTCTTGCCCGCGCCGTTCGGGCCGATCAGCGCCAACACCTGGCCGGGCCGAGCTTCGAGCGAAATCCGTTCCACCACCGTCCGGCGGTCGTACGCGCAGGCAAGATCGCGCAGTTCGAGCGCGGTCATGCTCCCCTCCGCAGTTCCTGCTGGCGCGTCTTCAGCAGGAAGAGAAAGAACGCGCCGCCGAGGAGCGAGGTGACGATGCCCACCGGCAATTCCATCGGCGCGAGCAGCACCCGCGCCAAGTCATCGGCCAGAAGCGTGAGCAGCGCGCCGGTGAGCGCGCTGGCGGGGATCAGCCGCCCGTGCGAGGCGCCGAACAGCATCCGGGCGATGTGCGGCGAGACCAGTCCGACGAATCCGATGATCCCGCCGGAGGCCACCGCGGCGGCGGTCGCCAGACTGGCGGCGGCGACCACCACGCCGCGCGCGCGCGGCAGCGAGAGGCCGACCGTTTGGGCGGTTTCCTCGCCGCAGGCAAGGGCATCCAGCGGACGCGCCAACAGCCACAGGGCGGCGATCCCCGCCGCCAGGTAGGGCGCGCCGCTCCACAGGTGAGGCCAACTGCGTCCGCTGAAACCGCCCATCAGCCAGACGAAGATCTCGTGGAGAGTCTCCTCGCGGGTGAGCATCAGCAACGAAACGGCCGAGGAGAGCACGGTCGACAACGCCGCTCCCGCCAGGAGCAGTCCGATCACGGTGGCTTTCCCGCCCCCGCCGGCGATCAGGTACACGGTCAGGACCGCCAGCAGGGCACCGGCGAAGGCCATGAGCGGTGTGGGACCGAAGCCCGCCAGGTTCCACGTCAAGCCGAGGGTGATGGCTAGAGTCGCCCCCAGGGCCGCGCCGCTCGACGCGCCGATCACGTACGGATCGGCCAGCGGGTTGCGGAACAGCGCTTGGAAGGCGGCGCCCGCCGCGGCCAGCCCGGCTCCGACCAGCGCCGCCAGGAGGACCCGCGCCAGGCGCAGATCGCGGACGATGGCGACCTCTGCGGGATTCAAACCGGGCTTCTGCGGATGGAAGAGCACATCGACTACCCGCTCCGGGGGAATATTCACCGCGCCGACGCCCAGGCTGAACACCAGCACCGCGGCGAGGGCGAGGACAAGCAACAACAAGAGGAAGGCAAAGCGGCGCGAACTCATACAATCCTATCCGAAGAAAGCTCCACCGCAGAGGCGCGGATCCTGATTTACTTCCCGCGCCTCTGCGGTGGAGGAAAGCCATGGATCAATGGAACAGCTCGGGGTACAACGCTTCGGCGACGTCTTCCAAGGCGTCCACCAGGCGCGGTCCCGGGCGCGAGCAGATGTTCCCGTCGATCAGGTACACGCGGTTGTTGACGACCGCGTCGATCTCCCCCCATCCGGGCCGGGATCCCAAGAGCTCGGCGGTCAATTTATCGCCGTGGTAATCCGGCCCCATGATCACCGCCGGATTGCGCTTGACCACTTCCTCGGCGCTGACGGTCGGATAATCCCCGCTCAACTCAGCGAAGATGTTGACTCCGCCCGCCAGGCCGATCATTTGGCCGGCAAAGGTGCCCGGCCCGGCGGTCATCAGCGGCTCGTCCCAGACCTCCCAGAACACGGACAGGCGCTCCGCGGCGGGGACGGCGGAGACGGCTTCGGTCACGGCCGTTGTGCGCGCCTTCATCCACTCGACCACGGCGGCGGCTTCCCCGGCGTGGCCGGTGATTTTTCCGACCAACTCGATGTTGGCGTAGACATCGTCGAAGGACGCGCCCTTGAGCGCGGCGACGGCGATCCCCGCCTGCCCCAGTGCGGCGATGACGATTTCCTGCTGGGTGTCGTTGGCCAACACCAGATCCGGAGCGAGCGATACGATGGTTTCCACGCTGATCGACTCGCCGGTGAAACCGCCCACCGCCGGAAGCCCTGCGGCTTCGGGCGGGTAGTCGCAATAGGAAGTGTTTCCCACGACCATGCCGCCGGCGCCGACCGCGAAGAGGATCTCGGTGTTGGAGGGGGTCAGCGATACGATCCGCGCGGGAGCGGTTTTCAGGGTAACCGAGCGCCCCGCCCCGTCGGTGAAGGTCAATGGAAAAACGGGCTCGGCCGTCGGTTCGAGAGTCGGAGACGGTTCGGCCGTCGG
Proteins encoded:
- a CDS encoding iron ABC transporter permease — protein: MSSRRFAFLLLLLVLALAAVLVFSLGVGAVNIPPERVVDVLFHPQKPGLNPAEVAIVRDLRLARVLLAALVGAGLAAAGAAFQALFRNPLADPYVIGASSGAALGATLAITLGLTWNLAGFGPTPLMAFAGALLAVLTVYLIAGGGGKATVIGLLLAGAALSTVLSSAVSLLMLTREETLHEIFVWLMGGFSGRSWPHLWSGAPYLAAGIAALWLLARPLDALACGEETAQTVGLSLPRARGVVVAAASLATAAAVASGGIIGFVGLVSPHIARMLFGASHGRLIPASALTGALLTLLADDLARVLLAPMELPVGIVTSLLGGAFFLFLLKTRQQELRRGA
- a CDS encoding cobalamin-binding protein, with protein sequence MAAPTQAPQPTNAPPTAEPSPTLEPTAEPVFPLTFTDGAGRSVTLKTAPARIVSLTPSNTEILFAVGAGGMVVGNTSYCDYPPEAAGLPAVGGFTGESISVETIVSLAPDLVLANDTQQEIVIAALGQAGIAVAALKGASFDDVYANIELVGKITGHAGEAAAVVEWMKARTTAVTEAVSAVPAAERLSVFWEVWDEPLMTAGPGTFAGQMIGLAGGVNIFAELSGDYPTVSAEEVVKRNPAVIMGPDYHGDKLTAELLGSRPGWGEIDAVVNNRVYLIDGNICSRPGPRLVDALEDVAEALYPELFH